In Reinekea thalattae, a genomic segment contains:
- the metF gene encoding methylenetetrahydrofolate reductase [NAD(P)H]: MNTPVPVSFEFFPPKTDAGFDNLLKAHTELKAANPEFFSVTYGAGGSTQERTINTVIEMNSRGVPAAPHLSCIGSTLDTVHELLTRYKDAGIKRIVALRGDLPSGMRGTGGDFNYASDLVRYIKSEFGDAFAIEVAAYPEMHPQADNLDKDIDNFVAKAQEGADSAITQYFYSVSAYTNFVSEVRKRGCDIDIVPGIMPITNYSNLVRFSDACGADIPRWMRKSFEACGDDSKRIHQLGVDLIVNLCKDLIAAGAPKLHFYSMNRSEPTLAILEKLTK, encoded by the coding sequence ATGAACACGCCCGTCCCTGTCAGTTTTGAGTTCTTCCCACCCAAAACCGATGCCGGCTTTGATAACCTGCTCAAAGCTCACACTGAGCTGAAAGCCGCCAACCCTGAATTTTTTAGCGTTACCTACGGTGCTGGCGGTTCCACGCAAGAACGCACCATCAATACAGTTATAGAAATGAACAGTCGTGGCGTACCCGCAGCACCGCACTTAAGTTGCATTGGCTCCACTTTAGATACCGTACATGAATTACTGACTCGTTATAAAGATGCTGGCATTAAGCGCATTGTTGCATTACGTGGTGACTTACCCAGCGGTATGCGAGGCACTGGCGGCGATTTCAATTACGCTTCCGATCTTGTGCGTTACATTAAATCGGAATTTGGCGATGCATTCGCAATCGAAGTTGCAGCCTACCCAGAAATGCACCCTCAAGCCGACAACCTCGATAAAGACATCGACAACTTTGTTGCCAAAGCGCAAGAAGGTGCCGACAGCGCCATTACGCAATATTTTTATAGCGTCAGCGCCTACACAAACTTTGTCAGCGAGGTGCGTAAGCGCGGCTGCGATATCGATATAGTGCCGGGCATTATGCCGATCACCAATTACAGCAACCTAGTGCGCTTTTCTGATGCTTGCGGTGCTGACATTCCACGCTGGATGCGAAAATCTTTTGAAGCCTGTGGCGACGACAGCAAGCGCATCCACCAGCTGGGTGTCGATCTTATCGTCAACCTGTGCAAAGACTTAATCGCCGCTGGCGCACCCAAGCTGCATTTTTACAGCATGAATCGCTCCGAGCCGACCTTAGCTATTTTAGAAAAACTAACAAAATAG
- a CDS encoding NIPSNAP family protein, translating to MTITCFIEYKIDPYKREQFKQYAENWGRIIPLCGGDLLGYFLPHEGTNDKAFGLISFNSLADYERYRKRLRGDAAGQQNFTLASEQQFIVSEHRSFLEVVDGTYKQTPKASI from the coding sequence ATGACCATCACTTGCTTTATTGAGTATAAGATAGACCCCTACAAACGAGAGCAATTCAAACAGTACGCAGAGAACTGGGGGCGAATTATTCCTCTGTGCGGAGGTGATTTATTAGGTTACTTCTTACCGCACGAGGGCACGAACGACAAAGCCTTTGGCTTAATTAGCTTTAACAGCTTGGCAGACTACGAGCGCTACCGAAAGCGCCTAAGAGGCGATGCCGCTGGGCAACAAAACTTTACCCTAGCGTCAGAACAGCAATTCATTGTATCCGAGCATCGATCTTTTCTAGAAGTTGTCGATGGCACCTATAAACAAACGCCAAAAGCATCGATATGA
- the argC gene encoding N-acetyl-gamma-glutamyl-phosphate reductase, which produces MNKITAYIDGQYGTTGLQIQQRLSAHPNVELLSIPEAQKKDPELRRQFLNNADVVFLCLPDDASREAVSLIDNPKTVIIDASTAFRTDDNWVYGIPELPGYREKIKTSNRIANPGCYPSGMTLLITPLVEAGIVPKDYAMTVSAITGYSGGGNAMIADYQAKTGNDASQAAARLKNLDLNHKHLPEMTRVTGLKYAPVFVPTVANVEQGMLVSVALHAHAINGDAEKIQQTLADTYANEAFVKLFSLNDDSQLEDGFLAPTACNGSNRIELFVFASEDRIYLTARLDNLGKGASGAAVQNMNCRFGLDETTGLTL; this is translated from the coding sequence ATGAACAAAATCACCGCATACATTGACGGCCAATACGGCACCACCGGCTTACAAATTCAACAGCGATTATCAGCGCATCCGAATGTCGAGCTACTCAGTATTCCGGAAGCTCAAAAGAAAGATCCGGAACTGCGCCGTCAGTTTTTAAATAATGCTGATGTAGTTTTTTTGTGCTTGCCTGACGACGCCTCTCGCGAAGCGGTCTCTCTAATCGACAATCCAAAAACCGTGATTATCGATGCTTCAACTGCATTCAGAACAGATGACAACTGGGTTTACGGTATTCCCGAGCTTCCCGGCTACCGTGAAAAAATTAAAACCAGTAACCGTATTGCCAACCCAGGCTGCTACCCAAGCGGCATGACATTGCTGATTACACCATTGGTTGAAGCAGGCATAGTGCCTAAAGATTACGCCATGACGGTTTCTGCCATTACCGGTTACAGCGGTGGCGGTAATGCGATGATTGCCGACTACCAAGCCAAAACAGGCAACGATGCTAGCCAAGCCGCTGCGCGGTTAAAAAACCTCGACCTAAACCACAAACATTTACCAGAAATGACCCGCGTCACCGGTTTAAAATATGCGCCAGTGTTTGTGCCAACCGTGGCTAATGTTGAGCAAGGCATGTTGGTTTCTGTTGCACTACATGCTCATGCCATTAATGGCGATGCTGAAAAAATCCAGCAAACGCTGGCCGATACCTACGCCAATGAAGCCTTTGTGAAACTGTTTTCGCTGAACGACGACTCACAATTAGAAGATGGCTTTTTAGCACCAACCGCGTGCAACGGTAGCAACCGTATTGAGCTGTTTGTCTTTGCCAGTGAAGATCGCATCTATTTAACTGCGCGATTAGATAACCTTGGTAAGGGTGCCTCCGGCGCTGCGGTACAGAATATGAACTGCCGCTTCGGGCTCGATGAAACCACAGGCTTAACGCTCTAG
- a CDS encoding metalloregulator ArsR/SmtB family transcription factor yields the protein MNLAQLPTFFKAIGDPIRISILQVLGTGAYGVLELSDMLEVKQSGMSHHLKILSQAGWVEKRREGNTIFYRRTLGDALEVQQRLFRELDVQPLPANVKAQQQRISEERLQSAKQFFIDHADQFELHQERIVLFEHYGPEALQLLDSLNQTGHSNVLEVGPGQGEFLAALAKRFDQVTGLDISPAMLSIAAEQTQQYSNVTLVEGSTELLNQQQHQYDIIFYNMVLHHVPMPEEEIAQCAKLLKPEGLLIITDLCQHEQEWAREQCGDQWLGFEPNELHLWAKRHQFSHSQSNFLALRNGFQVQTQVYRAAANEH from the coding sequence ATGAACCTAGCGCAATTACCGACATTTTTTAAAGCCATTGGCGACCCAATCCGCATTTCCATTTTGCAAGTGCTGGGTACCGGTGCCTATGGGGTTTTAGAGCTGAGCGACATGCTCGAAGTGAAGCAGTCTGGCATGAGCCATCACTTAAAAATTTTAAGCCAAGCTGGCTGGGTCGAGAAGCGGCGCGAAGGCAATACTATTTTTTATCGACGCACGCTTGGCGATGCTTTAGAAGTTCAGCAGCGGCTGTTTCGTGAACTTGATGTCCAACCGTTGCCAGCCAATGTAAAAGCACAACAACAGCGCATCAGTGAAGAGCGTTTGCAATCGGCGAAGCAGTTTTTTATTGATCATGCCGATCAATTCGAACTGCACCAAGAACGCATTGTGTTATTCGAGCATTACGGTCCTGAAGCGCTTCAGTTACTTGATAGCCTAAACCAAACAGGCCATTCAAACGTATTAGAAGTCGGCCCTGGCCAAGGCGAATTTTTAGCAGCACTGGCGAAACGTTTCGATCAGGTCACTGGTCTTGATATTTCACCAGCTATGCTGAGCATAGCGGCTGAGCAAACACAGCAATACAGTAACGTAACTCTGGTTGAAGGCAGCACCGAATTACTCAACCAGCAACAGCATCAATACGACATCATCTTCTACAATATGGTGTTACACCATGTACCGATGCCAGAAGAAGAGATCGCGCAGTGCGCCAAGTTACTAAAGCCCGAAGGGTTATTGATCATCACCGATCTTTGCCAACACGAACAAGAATGGGCAAGAGAACAGTGTGGCGACCAATGGCTGGGCTTTGAACCGAATGAATTACATCTGTGGGCAAAACGTCACCAGTTTAGCCACAGTCAATCAAACTTTTTAGCGCTGCGAAATGGCTTTCAAGTGCAGACACAAGTCTACCGAGCCGCAGCCAACGAACATTAA
- a CDS encoding choline/carnitine O-acyltransferase, which yields MEKTFSSQTTLPIMAVPSLKSSCQKLLDWSKPLQTKQQQNKSKVIIDQFLQPKGEGERLQNALIDWNQTQVNSSWPAAVWQDLYLESRDSVVINSNVFYSLKSKLDRQVCSQAHIGAALIASVYGFIALIDQEKLSVDQQKGAPLCMNQYKNLFSSIRIPQPQTDVFKVSANRQHIVVLYNQCIFKLNVLQQDATPRSPKAIECDLDFILSHQQSGQNLGILTSLPRSEWSEKRQDLLALSEKNQQAMAIIEQAAFVLCLDQQSPEETVELSKQLLHGSGCDRFFDKSLQFVVFKNGKTGINFEHTGVDGSVMLRLNAHIYDTIDSVSFVVDSTVVTESNVGPLARADVSVKEVLFELNSDLHQLLDSAAQRFIAHIHNTETRFLDFLPFGKAQIKQFGVSPDSFVQLALQLAEHKLFGKCLSAYEAVMTRAFLGGRIDVLYTVSPQSIAFIEAFRSKSRSKEEKINALICASKKHIERANECRTGEGIYTHLLALKYCYKIKAKQLAIDALPELFSDSAYQLLTQSVVCTSTTSEYGVDLAGYGPIVDDGFGIRYFTKQDSIRFNMTSRMKMKDQLAKMQHYIEESLLEMAELMKSQTDLVAE from the coding sequence ATGGAAAAAACCTTCAGTAGCCAAACAACACTACCCATTATGGCGGTGCCGAGCCTCAAGAGTAGTTGTCAGAAATTGCTCGATTGGTCTAAGCCATTACAGACGAAACAACAACAGAATAAATCTAAGGTGATCATTGATCAATTCCTGCAGCCAAAAGGTGAAGGTGAACGGTTGCAAAATGCGCTGATTGATTGGAACCAAACTCAAGTGAACTCTAGCTGGCCCGCGGCTGTTTGGCAGGACCTCTATTTAGAGTCTCGCGATTCGGTGGTCATCAATAGCAATGTTTTTTATAGTTTGAAAAGCAAGTTAGATCGCCAAGTCTGTTCGCAGGCTCATATTGGCGCAGCGCTCATCGCCAGTGTCTATGGTTTTATCGCACTGATTGATCAAGAAAAACTGTCGGTCGATCAACAAAAAGGCGCACCGCTGTGCATGAATCAGTACAAAAATCTGTTCTCATCGATACGAATTCCGCAACCGCAAACGGATGTTTTTAAGGTTTCTGCTAATCGGCAGCATATAGTGGTGCTGTATAACCAGTGCATTTTTAAATTGAATGTTCTTCAACAAGACGCTACCCCTCGTTCGCCAAAGGCCATTGAGTGTGATTTGGATTTTATTTTAAGTCATCAGCAATCAGGCCAAAATTTAGGCATATTAACCAGTTTGCCACGCTCAGAATGGTCAGAGAAACGACAAGATCTGTTAGCGTTATCGGAAAAAAATCAGCAAGCCATGGCGATCATTGAGCAGGCAGCATTTGTTTTGTGTTTGGATCAACAAAGTCCTGAGGAAACGGTTGAGTTATCCAAGCAACTGCTTCATGGCTCTGGCTGTGATCGTTTTTTCGATAAGTCGTTGCAATTTGTGGTCTTTAAAAACGGCAAGACAGGTATCAATTTTGAACATACTGGCGTTGATGGCTCGGTCATGCTTCGACTTAATGCCCATATATACGACACCATCGATAGCGTTTCTTTTGTTGTGGACTCAACGGTTGTTACTGAATCGAATGTTGGTCCGTTAGCGCGTGCTGATGTCTCGGTTAAAGAGGTCCTGTTCGAATTAAATAGCGATTTACATCAGCTGTTAGATTCTGCCGCTCAACGCTTTATTGCTCATATACATAATACCGAGACTCGATTTTTAGATTTTTTGCCGTTTGGAAAGGCGCAAATTAAGCAATTTGGTGTGAGTCCCGATTCGTTTGTTCAATTGGCGTTGCAATTGGCCGAGCATAAGTTGTTTGGAAAATGTTTGAGTGCCTATGAAGCGGTAATGACTAGAGCATTTTTAGGCGGCCGAATAGACGTGTTGTATACCGTTTCGCCGCAATCGATCGCCTTTATTGAAGCCTTCCGCTCTAAAAGTCGTAGTAAAGAAGAGAAGATTAACGCGTTGATTTGCGCCAGTAAAAAACATATCGAAAGGGCCAATGAATGCCGAACGGGTGAGGGTATCTACACTCATTTATTGGCGCTTAAATACTGCTATAAAATCAAAGCTAAGCAGCTCGCTATCGATGCGCTGCCGGAGTTATTTTCAGACAGTGCATATCAATTGCTCACTCAGAGTGTTGTTTGTACCAGCACAACGTCAGAATATGGCGTCGACTTAGCTGGTTACGGCCCCATTGTGGATGATGGCTTTGGTATTCGATATTTTACGAAGCAGGACTCTATTCGTTTTAATATGACCAGCCGAATGAAGATGAAAGATCAACTAGCGAAAATGCAGCACTATATTGAAGAATCGTTACTCGAAATGGCAGAGCTGATGAAAAGCCAAACCGATCTCGTGGCGGAATAA
- a CDS encoding ArsR/SmtB family transcription factor → MEPNFSIIAGLIGDPARARMLSALMAGKALTTTELALEADITAQTASSHLAKLVDAQLLAVRKQGRHRYFQLHRPDVAELIEKLLNVTVTSTIQTGPVDSKLRHARVCYDHLAGALGVALYDSLVSKSFLIDNGEEAIIT, encoded by the coding sequence TTGGAGCCGAATTTTTCAATCATCGCAGGTTTAATTGGTGATCCTGCTCGTGCTCGTATGTTAAGTGCGCTCATGGCGGGTAAAGCTTTAACCACCACAGAACTTGCGTTAGAAGCGGACATCACCGCGCAAACGGCGAGCAGTCATTTAGCAAAATTGGTTGATGCTCAGCTGTTGGCTGTGCGTAAGCAGGGCAGGCATCGTTACTTTCAATTGCATCGTCCCGATGTTGCAGAACTGATCGAAAAACTTTTGAACGTTACCGTGACTTCAACAATTCAAACGGGGCCGGTGGACAGTAAGTTGAGGCATGCTCGAGTTTGTTATGACCATTTGGCTGGTGCGTTGGGTGTTGCGCTTTATGATTCATTAGTTAGCAAGAGTTTTTTAATCGATAACGGTGAAGAGGCAATAATAACCTAG
- the metK gene encoding methionine adenosyltransferase yields the protein MSEYNLFTSESVSEGHPDKMADQISDAILDAIIKEDPHARVAVETLVKTGMAVVAGEVRTSTYVDLEDIVRDVILDIGYNSSDVGFDGASCAVLNAIGKQSSDIAVGVDEAEDKDLGAGDQGLMFGYATNETDTLMPAPIYYAHRLVEQQAKLRKNGALKWLRPDAKSQISLRYENGKPVAIDAVVLSTQHDESIQLPELREAVLEEIIKPVVPSDWLHKDTLFHINPTGVFIIGGPVGDCGVTGRKIIVDTYGGMARHGGGAFSGKDPSKVDRSAAYAGRYVAKNIVAAGLADKCEIQVSYAIGVAEPTSISINTFGTHKISEAKISELVRQHFDLRPRGIIEMLDLRKPIYRPTASYGHFGREGFSWEKTDKADELAKALNS from the coding sequence ATGAGCGAATATAACCTGTTTACATCAGAGAGCGTTTCAGAAGGTCACCCAGATAAGATGGCAGACCAAATCTCTGACGCCATCCTTGATGCCATCATCAAAGAAGACCCTCATGCTCGCGTTGCAGTAGAAACTCTGGTCAAAACTGGTATGGCGGTTGTTGCTGGCGAAGTCCGCACCTCGACTTACGTTGACCTTGAAGACATCGTGCGCGACGTTATTTTAGACATCGGCTACAACTCTTCAGATGTCGGCTTTGATGGCGCCTCTTGTGCGGTACTTAATGCCATTGGCAAGCAATCGTCAGATATTGCCGTCGGCGTTGATGAAGCCGAAGACAAAGATTTAGGCGCTGGCGACCAAGGCCTGATGTTTGGTTACGCCACCAACGAAACCGATACCCTAATGCCCGCGCCAATTTACTACGCACACCGCTTAGTTGAGCAACAAGCAAAGCTGCGTAAAAACGGCGCTCTCAAATGGTTACGACCAGACGCTAAATCGCAAATAAGCTTACGCTATGAAAACGGCAAGCCAGTCGCTATTGATGCTGTGGTGTTATCAACCCAACACGATGAAAGCATTCAATTGCCTGAGTTACGCGAAGCGGTATTAGAAGAAATCATCAAACCAGTGGTACCCAGTGATTGGCTACACAAAGACACCTTGTTCCACATTAACCCGACGGGCGTGTTCATCATCGGCGGTCCTGTTGGCGACTGCGGCGTCACTGGCCGTAAAATTATTGTCGACACTTACGGCGGCATGGCCCGTCACGGCGGCGGTGCCTTCTCTGGCAAAGACCCAAGTAAGGTTGACCGTTCTGCTGCCTATGCGGGTCGTTACGTTGCTAAAAACATCGTCGCTGCCGGCCTTGCCGATAAATGTGAAATTCAGGTCTCTTACGCTATTGGTGTTGCAGAGCCGACTTCTATTTCGATCAACACCTTCGGCACTCACAAAATCAGCGAAGCCAAGATTTCTGAACTGGTTCGCCAGCACTTCGATCTACGTCCGCGCGGCATTATCGAAATGCTTGATCTACGTAAGCCGATTTACCGCCCAACAGCATCTTACGGCCACTTTGGTCGCGAAGGCTTTAGTTGGGAAAAAACCGATAAAGCCGATGAGCTGGCTAAAGCACTGAACAGCTAA
- a CDS encoding class I SAM-dependent methyltransferase: MLNKNNTNKTAPADCPLCSSHQLSFFSEDKKRTFFQCQNCQLVFTEQSTWPSAHEEKAIYDLHENDVDDSGYNQFLNRIVSPLKERLSPPAQILDFGCGPAPALAKQLQKEGFDVSLYDSFYQPNNTVLEDSYHAIVATEVIEHLHQPRQELEKLWQQLKPNGWLALMTQRVKDVDAFERWQYKNDPTHVCFYHEQSFYWLAEAFGAQAIEFVGRDMVFIQKGA; encoded by the coding sequence GTGCTCAATAAGAACAACACCAACAAAACAGCACCTGCCGATTGCCCGTTATGCTCATCGCATCAGCTGTCTTTTTTCAGCGAAGATAAAAAGCGCACCTTTTTTCAGTGCCAGAACTGCCAACTGGTGTTCACAGAACAAAGTACCTGGCCATCTGCACATGAAGAAAAAGCCATTTACGATTTGCATGAAAACGATGTCGACGACAGTGGCTATAACCAATTCTTAAACCGCATCGTCTCACCACTGAAAGAACGGCTTTCACCGCCGGCACAGATTCTTGATTTCGGTTGCGGCCCAGCACCGGCATTAGCCAAGCAACTGCAAAAAGAAGGCTTCGACGTCAGCCTATACGATAGTTTTTATCAGCCGAACAATACCGTTTTAGAAGACAGTTACCACGCCATTGTCGCTACCGAAGTGATCGAGCACTTACATCAGCCACGCCAAGAGCTCGAAAAACTTTGGCAACAGCTCAAGCCTAACGGCTGGCTGGCGTTAATGACGCAACGAGTTAAAGATGTGGATGCCTTTGAGCGCTGGCAATACAAAAACGACCCAACCCATGTCTGCTTTTATCATGAGCAAAGCTTTTATTGGTTAGCAGAAGCTTTTGGCGCTCAGGCTATTGAATTTGTCGGCCGCGATATGGTGTTTATTCAGAAGGGTGCCTAA
- a CDS encoding antibiotic biosynthesis monooxygenase family protein: MIAVIFQVTLNDSANNDYFEIAKQLKEHLVKIEGFISVERFQSINEDNRYLSLSFWKDEDSVKQWRNHHLHLDAQETGIQQLFSDYRICVAHIDRDYTMNPAINEKGE; encoded by the coding sequence ATGATTGCCGTTATTTTTCAAGTCACACTTAACGATTCTGCGAATAACGATTACTTTGAGATCGCCAAGCAGCTAAAAGAACACCTTGTAAAAATTGAAGGCTTTATCTCAGTCGAACGTTTTCAATCAATCAACGAAGACAATCGTTACTTGTCACTGTCTTTCTGGAAAGATGAGGATTCCGTTAAACAATGGCGAAACCACCATTTGCATTTAGACGCCCAAGAAACCGGAATTCAACAGCTTTTTAGTGACTATCGTATCTGTGTTGCTCACATTGATCGAGATTACACTATGAATCCAGCCATTAACGAAAAAGGGGAATAA
- the ahcY gene encoding adenosylhomocysteinase, with protein MTTFTDYKVADISLAEWGRKEIAIAESEMPALMALRKKYKAEQPLKDAKIMGCIHMTIQTAVLIETLIDLGAEVRWSSCNIFSTQDHAAAAIAAAGIPVFAWKGETEEEFLWCIEQTILAEKDGSDVWDANIILDDGGDLTEMVHNKYPSLLDQIHGISEETTTGVHRLVEMLEKGELKVPAINVNDSVTKSKNDNKYGCRHSLNDAIKRATDHLLAGKKALVIGYGDVGKGSAASLRQEGMIVKVTEIDPICAMQACMDGFEVVSPYINGNNTGELSCINKELLGSTDLIVTTTGNTDVCDKNMLQAVKTGAVVCNIGHFDNEIDTAFMRKNWRWDEIKPQVHQIFRSDSADDFILLLSEGRLVNLGNATGHPSRVMDGSFADQVLAQIYLYERKFADLPADEKAANVYVKVLPKKLDEEVAAEMVKGFGGVITTLTEKQASYINVPVEGPFKPEEYKY; from the coding sequence ATGACTACCTTCACCGATTACAAAGTTGCCGACATTAGCTTGGCCGAATGGGGCCGCAAAGAAATCGCCATTGCCGAAAGTGAAATGCCAGCACTGATGGCACTGCGTAAAAAATACAAAGCAGAACAGCCATTAAAAGACGCCAAAATCATGGGCTGTATTCACATGACCATTCAAACGGCGGTACTAATCGAAACATTGATCGATTTAGGCGCCGAAGTTCGCTGGTCTAGCTGTAACATCTTCTCAACTCAGGATCACGCTGCTGCGGCAATTGCTGCCGCTGGTATTCCTGTGTTTGCTTGGAAAGGCGAAACGGAAGAAGAGTTTTTATGGTGTATTGAACAAACTATCTTGGCTGAAAAAGACGGCAGTGATGTTTGGGATGCCAACATCATCCTAGATGATGGCGGTGACCTGACTGAAATGGTTCACAACAAATACCCAAGTCTACTCGACCAAATTCACGGCATCTCCGAAGAAACTACCACCGGTGTTCACCGTTTGGTTGAGATGCTTGAAAAAGGCGAACTGAAAGTTCCTGCCATTAACGTTAACGACTCGGTCACCAAGTCGAAAAACGACAACAAATACGGCTGCCGTCATTCACTTAACGATGCCATTAAGCGCGCTACCGATCACCTGTTAGCCGGCAAAAAAGCACTGGTTATCGGTTACGGCGATGTTGGTAAAGGCTCTGCGGCATCGCTTCGCCAAGAAGGCATGATCGTTAAAGTCACTGAAATTGATCCAATCTGTGCGATGCAAGCCTGCATGGATGGCTTTGAAGTGGTTTCGCCTTACATCAACGGCAACAACACTGGCGAATTAAGCTGCATTAACAAAGAACTTTTAGGCTCAACCGACCTCATTGTGACCACAACCGGTAACACTGATGTCTGTGATAAAAACATGCTGCAAGCCGTTAAAACCGGCGCTGTGGTTTGTAATATTGGTCACTTCGATAATGAAATCGACACCGCCTTTATGCGCAAAAACTGGCGTTGGGATGAGATTAAGCCGCAGGTACACCAGATTTTCCGTTCTGATTCTGCTGACGACTTTATCCTTCTACTTTCTGAAGGCCGCTTGGTAAACCTAGGTAATGCGACCGGCCACCCAAGCCGCGTTATGGATGGTTCGTTTGCCGACCAAGTGTTAGCGCAAATCTATCTTTATGAGCGCAAATTTGCCGATTTACCGGCCGATGAAAAAGCAGCCAACGTTTACGTCAAAGTATTACCTAAAAAGCTCGACGAAGAAGTCGCTGCAGAAATGGTCAAAGGCTTCGGTGGTGTGATCACAACGCTGACAGAAAAACAGGCCAGCTACATTAACGTACCGGTTGAAGGCCCATTCAAGCCAGAAGAGTACAAGTACTGA
- a CDS encoding 16S rRNA (uracil(1498)-N(3))-methyltransferase, translating into MRTIRAYLAEATLAGQQLELPASVFQHLIKVLRLNNGHPLEVFNGQGKRFAAELVEVGKRSANVKINAEITATEEPAISTHMGLVMSKGDRFDYALQKATELGVTEITPLTAERCDLKLNAERAEKKQQHWQAVITSACEQCYRDFVPRLNEISSLENWVSNAQADVKLVLHTSATEPSWPEDTPHSISFLIGPEGGLTDREVELAQQADFQSWQLGPRILRTETAPVVILSLLQQRWGDF; encoded by the coding sequence ATGCGCACCATTCGAGCCTACCTCGCCGAAGCAACACTCGCTGGCCAGCAATTGGAATTGCCAGCCTCAGTGTTTCAGCACCTGATTAAAGTTCTGCGGCTCAACAACGGCCACCCTCTGGAAGTATTCAATGGCCAAGGTAAGCGATTTGCTGCTGAATTAGTCGAAGTCGGCAAACGCTCGGCCAACGTTAAAATCAACGCCGAAATTACGGCAACCGAGGAACCCGCCATTAGCACTCACATGGGTTTGGTGATGAGCAAAGGCGACCGCTTTGATTACGCGCTGCAAAAGGCAACCGAACTGGGTGTAACCGAAATTACTCCGCTGACCGCCGAACGCTGCGATCTAAAACTCAATGCCGAGCGCGCCGAAAAAAAGCAACAGCACTGGCAAGCTGTTATCACTAGCGCTTGCGAGCAATGCTATCGAGATTTTGTGCCGCGTTTGAACGAAATTAGTTCACTTGAAAACTGGGTTAGTAACGCACAGGCGGACGTTAAACTGGTGTTACATACCAGCGCCACAGAACCTAGCTGGCCCGAAGACACACCGCATTCAATCAGCTTTTTAATCGGCCCAGAAGGCGGTTTAACCGATCGAGAAGTCGAACTGGCACAACAGGCTGATTTTCAAAGTTGGCAACTGGGCCCGCGTATTTTACGAACCGAGACCGCACCGGTCGTTATTCTCAGCTTGCTGCAACAACGCTGGGGCGATTTTTAA
- a CDS encoding LysE family translocator, which produces MKMNDILIFLPGIITAYSILIGACLSPGPAVMMLMGLATEQGRTKALTACAGIALGSVCINLLTLLGVGLLLSEVAWAMLILRLVGTGYLLYLAYGAFKKSFNPPPVTASKTQSHSLARCFSTGLLLQVTNPKAIAFWLAITSVGAVHNAGITITTVYVFGACIISFVCHGAWALMLSAETIRRLYSQFRRWVEACLGGFFVFVAAKMASS; this is translated from the coding sequence ATGAAAATGAATGACATCCTGATTTTCTTACCAGGGATTATTACGGCTTACTCTATCCTTATTGGCGCGTGCCTGTCTCCTGGGCCTGCGGTGATGATGCTTATGGGCTTGGCGACTGAACAAGGAAGAACGAAAGCCTTAACGGCTTGCGCTGGCATCGCTTTGGGCAGCGTCTGCATCAACCTATTAACACTTTTAGGTGTTGGTTTGCTTTTGTCAGAAGTGGCGTGGGCCATGCTAATTTTGAGATTAGTAGGTACAGGCTATTTGCTTTATTTAGCCTACGGCGCCTTTAAAAAATCGTTCAACCCGCCTCCCGTCACGGCGAGTAAGACGCAATCTCACTCGCTGGCTCGCTGCTTTTCGACAGGCTTATTACTGCAAGTCACCAATCCAAAAGCTATTGCGTTTTGGCTTGCCATCACTTCCGTCGGTGCTGTCCACAATGCCGGGATCACCATAACAACTGTCTATGTTTTCGGTGCATGTATAATATCGTTTGTTTGCCATGGCGCATGGGCTTTGATGCTTTCTGCTGAAACGATTCGTCGTCTATACAGTCAATTTCGGCGTTGGGTAGAAGCTTGCCTTGGTGGTTTTTTCGTCTTCGTTGCTGCCAAAATGGCGTCTTCTTAA